A genomic region of Chaetodon auriga isolate fChaAug3 chromosome 11, fChaAug3.hap1, whole genome shotgun sequence contains the following coding sequences:
- the lrpprc gene encoding leucine-rich PPR motif-containing protein, mitochondrial — translation MPFYCATENMAALLRSARLLKHLPSGLHQIPLTKRTGPPLSRLYSGALGGSRTDVCYRQISPAAENASSRVWPYAVGCVRNYSVATEQKDDTRVALRSKQAQEFDWALTKLDSSVRRTGRITKTLLLRIFHDICRTGYPSENQALLLLRSCGSLLPEVPLEERTELAHRVWEKLQSLGAQYDVSHYNALLKVYLQNDFKFSPTDFLAKMEAANVQPNRVTYQRLIAAYCQYGDIEGASTILGYMKSKDLPITEAVFNSLVTGHARAGDIESAENILTVMKGAGIEPGPDTYLSLLNAYAEKGDLDNLKKTLEAAESADCILMDRDFMQVIFTMAKAGHKQHIPEMVERFRHERGYIPDAMNLCLSLITQGLEDVAFLILKTFPTIQSDGPSTQSVNLGNFFLRHCVSMNTPVENIGLFCKELQEMNLHSEALTFTLSCALESKKTAMSFDLMKMMKEQNYPIRPHYFWPLLTHHVKDNNSAGVVEVLKGMQDLGVSPDVDTLSNYSLPVFPNIAAARQAFEDAGVSLESEGYLASEIRVVAVNSLAETYTILSDPSFPSVDLSIFRSSLIQGFIKSDDVESMVKITELLYKDKRFSSGGSSPAEKTSFFLYTLIDNMPQNKLQAQESKLRNYFNELQTQNIIISRNIYRGIRNLLESSHVPELIKDVVVLVDNKGQESNGFQSDISRISGTEKKVSVLEGKLAELKEEKRPLGSVLKLLIQALCAEENLRRALDLKQEHEDEMTVGSCVTLMNLCCRHNNVEEALNLKRDIHRKDSSLILDASKYIALVKTLSKNGRVEEAVDILKEMKEKEVVLDDSHFTALFHMLSGLAANGDIPSIQRLQDTLFTLGLAKPTNNLCAPLITAHLDRDDLPGALEASVECQKRYNQLPRIHDIIVRLVEKGDTELLQKAMDFVSQTRGEMTMLYDLFFAFLQTGRYREARKIIETPGLRARPGRLHWYAERCIFNKQMESLEQMVDMTSKLFECDRDEMYSYILRLCEQTNDWQKAETAWTKMQEENVIPRERTLRMLADILKNNNQEVPFVMPETWYERAATKQQVTAAPNPVKTEAPPDMYVKLITLCKKGKVKEAYQILRDATARGVKVGLASYDQVIRALLGGGFLEEAIAVKDMALSQVPGFQLSDKANSLLIITHSKKGNPGAALEVLMSMLAGDQVPAQLAITRLVQAMGQCGDLAGIQVVETLVKDLGMNANLSSMVFANNMILAHIKNGNVESAVEMMEALFMTPDSKKPSVSFVFRRVLEEDNEEALDKISAMAERLANHFACYRPASELFLQLLDKDRIEEAKFMLARCNAVAEQQQVLMSYVSEKAQIPGQLNKIKTLISLIPDFVGKDVLYAYQMKCHSLDKDLSAAKALYEQIQREGIDIDDLSLKRLAVLYRNEGETVPFPEPPESFRFYAEKLRMKTDKAKMTLEE, via the exons ATGCCCTTCTACTGTGCGACAGAAAACATGGCTGCGCTCTTGAGATCGGCGCGTTTACTCAAACATTTGCCTTCTGGCTTGCATCAGATCCCACTGACCAAAAGAACCGGACCGCCACTCAGCCGGCTGTACAGCGGAGCTCTCGGCGGCAGCAGAACCGACGTTTGTTACCGGCAGATCAGCCCAGCAGCGGAAAATGCGTCCAG TCGTGTGTGGCCATATGCAGTGGGGTGTGTGCGTAACTATTCGGTGGCCACAGAGCAGAAGGATGACACCAGGGTTGCGTTGCGATCCAAGCAGGCGCAGGAGTTTGACTGGGCTTTGACCAAGCTGGACAGCTCCGTGAGGAGAACCGGTCGCATCACCAAGACCCTGCTGCTCCGCATCTTCCATGATATCTGCAGGACAG gttATCCCAGTGAAAATCAGGCCTTGTTACTGCTGCGCAGCTGTGGGTCCCTGCTGCCGGAGGTGCCCCTGGAGGAGCGCACTGAGCTGGCACACCGTGTGTGGGAGAAGCTGCAAAGTTTGG GTGCACAGTATGATGTCAGTCACTACAACGCCTTGCTGAAGGTTTACCTGCAGAATGACTTCAAGTTCTCCCCCACTGACTTCCTGGCCAAGATGGAAGCAGCTAACGTCCAGCCCAACAGA GTTACCTACCAGAGACTCATAGCAGCCTACTGCCAGTATGGAGATATCGAGGGAGCCAG caCCATATTGGGTTACATGAAGAGCAAAGATTTACCCATCACGGAGGCTGTTTTCAACTCCCTGGTGACAGGCCACGCTCGTGCAGG GGACATCGAGAGTGCTGAGAACATCCTGACCGTGATGAAGGGAGCAGGAATTGAACCGGGTCCTGACACTTACCTATCACTGCTCAACGCCTACGCTGAGAAGGGAGACCTGGACAATCTGAAAAAG ACtctggaggcagcagagagcgcAGACTGCATTCTGATGGACAGGGACTTCATGCAGGTCATCTTCACCATGGCCAAGGCCGGACACAAGCAGCACATCCCAGAGATGGTTGAACGCTTCAGGCACGAGAGGGGTTACATTCCAG aTGCCATGAACTTGTGTCTGAGCCTCATCACCCAGGGCCTGGAGGACGTGGCCTTTCTCATCCTCAAGACTTTCCCCACAATCCAGTCTGACGGCCCCAGTACACAGTCCGTCAATCTGGGCAACTTCTTTCTCAGACACTGCGTCAGCATGAACACG CCAGTGGAGAACATAGGCCTCTTTTgcaaagagctgcaggagatgaATTTGCACAGTGAGGCGCTCACCTTCACCCTGTCCTGTGCTCTGGAGTCCAAAAAGACTG ctaTGTCTTTCGatctgatgaagatgatgaaggagcAGAACTACCCCATAAGGCCGCACTACTTTTGGCCCCTCCTCACTCATCATGTGAAAGACAACAACTCagctg GTGTGGTTGAGGTGTTGAAGGGCATGCAGGACCTCGGGGTGTCCCCAGATGTTGACACTTTGTCCAACTACAGCCTCCCTGTCTTCCCCAACATTGCAGCAGCTCGACAGGCGTTCGAG GATGCAGGTGTGTCTTTGGAGTCAGAGGGCTACTTGGCTTCAGAGATTCGTGTGGTGGCTGTTAACAGCCTGGCCGAGACCTACACCATAT tGTCAGatccctccttcccctcagTGGACCTCAGTATTTTCCGCAGCAGCCTCATCCAGGGCTTCATAAA GTCTGATGACGTGGAGTCCATGGTGAAG ATTACTGAGCTCTTGTACAAAGACAAGCGCTTCTCCTCAGGGGGCTCCAGCCCTGCTG AGAAGACATCCTTCTTCTTGTACACTCTGATCGACAACATGCCACAAAACAAGTTGCAGGCACAGGAAAGCAAACTGCGGAACTACTTCAATGAGCTACAGACTCAG aacaTAATCATTTCAAGAAACATCTACCGAGGCATCAGGAACCTTCTGGAGTCCTCACACGTCCCAGAGCTCATCAAG gatGTGGTCGTTTTGGTGGACAACAAAGGCCAAGAGTCCAACGGCTTTCAGTCAGATATCTCGCGTATCTCT GGAACCGAGAAAAAGGTGTCGGTGCTTGAGGGGAAATTGGCCGAACTGAAAGAAGAGAAGCGACCGTTGGGGAGCGTTCTCAAACTGCTCATCCAGGCTCTCTGCGCCGAGGAG AACCTGCGCCGCGCCCTCGACCTGAAGCAGGAGCACGAGGACGAGATGACAGTCGGCAGCTGCGTCACCCTCATGAACCTGTGCTGTCGCCACAACAATGTGGAGGAGGCGCTCAACCTGAAGAGGGATAT aCACCGCAAGGACTCATCACTGATACTGGACGCCAGTAAATACATCGCGCTGGTCAAGACCCTCTCCAAGAATGGCCGGGTGGAGG AGGCGGTGGACATCCTGaaggagatgaaagaaaaggaggtggTGCTGGATGACTCACACTTCACCGCGCTCTTTCACATGCTCAGTGGCTTAGCAGCCAATGGCGACATCCCCAGTATCCAGCGGCTGCAGGACACCCTCTTCACTCTCGGACTGGCCAAGCCGACCAACAATCTCTGCGCCCCTCTGATTACTGCCCACCTGGACAG GGACGACCTACCCGGAGCTCTAGAGGCATCAGTTGAGTGTCAGAAGCGCTACAATCAGCTGCCTCGCATCCACGACATCATTGTTCGCCTGGTGGAGAAAGGAGACACCGAACTGCTGCAGAAAG CCATGGACTTTGTGAGTCAGACTCGAGGAGAGATGACCATGCTGTATGATCTGTTCTTCGCATTCCTGCAGACGGGCCGCTACCGCGAGGCTCGGAAGATCATTGAG accCCCGGGCTGAGGGCAAGGCCTGGACGCCTGCATTGGTACGCAGAGAGATGCATTTTTAacaaacag aTGGAGTCCTTGGAGCAGATGGTGGACATGACATCCAAGCTGTTTGAGTGCGACAGAGATGAGATGTACAGTTACATCCTCCGTCTCTGCG AGCAGACAAATGACTGGCAGAAGGCAGAGACGGCGTGGACGAAGATGCAGGAGGAGAACGTCATTCCCAGGGAGAGGACCCTGCGTATGCTGGCAGACATCCTGAAGAATAATAACCAGGAGGTGCCCTTTGTGATGCCTGAG ACCTGGTACGAACGAGCTGCCACCAAACAGCAGGTCACAGCTGCACCAAACCCCGTTAAAACCGAAGCTCCTCCTGACATGTACGTCAAGCTGATTACCCTCTGCAAAAAGGGCAAAGTCAAAG AGGCCTACCAGATACTGAGAGATGCCACCGCGAGGGGTGTGAAAGTCGGCCTCGCCTCTTACGACCAGGTGATCCGTGCCCTGTTGGGTGGGGGATTCCTGGAGGAGGCCATCGCAGTCAAGGACAT GGCTCTGTCTCAGGTGCCAGGCTTCCAGCTGAGCGACAAAGCCAACAGTTTGctcatcatcacacacagcaaGAAAGGCAACCCTGGCG ctgctctTGAGGTACTGATGTCCATGCTGGCGGGGGACCAAGTGCCGGCACAGCTTGCCATCACCAGACTGGTTCAGGCCATGGGTCAATGTGGCGACTTGGCGGGGATCCAGGTAGTGGAGACGCTGGTAAAGGACCTCGGCATGAACGCCAACCTGTCCAGCATGGTGTTTGCCAACAACATGATCCTGGCACACATCAAGAA CGGCAACGTGGAGTCAGCAGTGGAGATGATGGAGGCGCTCTTCATGACTCCAGACAGCAAGAAACCCAGTGTGTCCTTCGTCTTCAGAAGGGTCTTGGAAGAGGACAATGAGGAAGCCCTGGACAAga TCAGTGCCATGGCGGAGCGGCTAGCCAACCATTTTGCCTGCTACAGACCAGCTTCAGagctcttcctccagctgctggacaAGGACAGAATCGAGGAGGCCAAGTTCATGCTGGCT